A part of Rhinoderma darwinii isolate aRhiDar2 chromosome 1, aRhiDar2.hap1, whole genome shotgun sequence genomic DNA contains:
- the LOC142649547 gene encoding olfactory receptor 10A7-like: MSQCQGNNETRIKAFLLLGLSNVYVVQQLLFGIFLAIFVFTVMGNVVIIIIVSIESKLCSPMYFFLRNLSLTEIFYISVTVPRMLKDFMHHNKCISFVECATQLYFFCFLGTTECFTLAVMAYDRYVAICSPLLYNRIMTRALCLRFVIGTFLTAMFLSIGQITFVFSLPFCGPNEIDHFFCDLLPVVKLICADTYTNEITILLYGSLVIFTPFVLILISYINILAAVLRINSLAEKYKAYSTCGSHLTSVMLFYGTAIVTYLRTKSSYTHKGAKILSLLYSVLILMLNTLIYSLRNSQVKTAIKTLFKIKQ; encoded by the coding sequence ATGAGTCAATGCCAAGGAAATAATGAAACTAGGATAAAAGCCTTTCTTCTCTTGGGGCTTTCCAATGTATATGTTGTCCAACAATTACTTTTTGGGATCTTTTTAGCAATATTTGTATTTACTGTGATGGGAAACGTAGTTATAATTATAATAGTGTCAATTGAAAGCAAACTGTGCTCTCCCATGTATTTCTTCCTCAGAAATCTGTCACTTACAGAGATATTCTATATTTCAGTTACTGTCCCCCGTATGCTAAAAGACTTTATGCATCATAATAAATGTATTTCCTTCGTTGAATGTGCAACTCAACTGTATTTCTTCTGCTTCCTTGGTACTACAGAATGCTTCACACTTGCCGTCATGGCATATGATCGATATGTGGCAATCTGTTCACCTCTTCTGTATAACAGAATAATGACTAGAGCGTTATGTTTAAGGTTTGTCATAGGAACTTTTCTTACTGCAATGTTTCTTTCTATAGGACAGATAACATTTGTCTTCAGTTTGCCATTTTGTGGTCCAAATGAAATTGATCATTTTTTTTGCGATTTGCTTCCAGTGGTTAAACTTATTTGTGCAGATACATATACCAATGAAATAACTATTTTATTATATGGATCTTTggttatttttacaccttttgtCCTCATCTTAATCTCTTACATTAACATTTTAGCTGCAGTTCTCCGTATAAATTCTTTAGCGGAAAAATACAAAGCCTACTCGACTTGTGGCTCCCATCTAACCTCTGTGATGTTATTTTATGGAACAGCTATTGTAACCTACTTAAGGACAAAGTCTAGCTACACTCACAAAGGAGCCAAAATATTATCACTTCTGTATAGTGTACTGATTCTAATGCTTAACACACTAATATATAGTCTGAGGAACTCACAGGTAAAGACCGCcatcaaaactttatttaaaataaaacagtAA